The Theileria parva strain Muguga chromosome 1, complete sequence, whole genome shotgun sequence DNA window TCCTCATGGGAACCACACTCTCCGCTCTTATCTCCTCTTTCCACAGGTTCATCCAGATTAACTCGGTGGACACAGTGGACACACAGGGTAACAGAACCCTGTTGATAGTTGGGTTGGTGGTCTCAGTGATAGTGgtaatattatgtatatatgGTTATGGAGGGAGTGCGTTGTTTAGTATAATTGGGATAACGAGGATGACTGATTTCACGTTGGATAACTCGGACAACAAGTTAACCCAAGAGGATGAAAAGTATGAAAAGTATTTAAACGACAGGATCGTGCACAGGATCAAGAATCTGGAATACGAAATCATTCTCAAACCTAATCTAATCCACGACTACACCATCAAGAATATTATCAACTCCaaggttaaaaatgttaaggAAAGGGAAAACAAGAGCAGTTCCATAGTAAGACATAACACCAATGCCTCAGGTAATACATAGTAGGGTAAATGGGTGGATAGGGaaattgtatttttagtttaaaatggttaaattagttaaaaatagttaaattagttgaaaATAGTTAAGTTAGTGGGAAATTGGTGAGATTGGTGGGAAATTAGGAAATCCGCAAAATGACACTTTTATACCATatctatactataataatactataatagTGTTAGATAGTGTAATAATATGGTTAAAGGGTTGGAAATGGAAAAAATTGAAgaatagttaaaattacataaatcaactttaaaataattaaattaactaaagattatgtaaatttggttaaattatggaaaaattaaaaaatcacaTTCTCCATCCCTAAACACCTATTTCCCAAAATTATACTCTTAAATACCCCAaaaatagtactaaaatagtactaaaaaTAGCCTCTAAATATGCCTTAAAATActagaataaaaatagcTTAAATAAGCCTTAAAATActagaataaaaatagcTTAAATAAGCCTTAAAATActagaataaaaatagcTTAAATAAGCCTTAAAATActagaataaaaatagcTTAAATAAGCCTTAAAATActagaataaaaatagcTTAAATAAGCTCTAAAATAGctttaaatagttaaaataacactaaaaacAGTACtaaaatagtactaaaaatagcttaaaatacctctaaaatagtactaaaatAACCTCTAAATATGACTAAAATACTACTAAATTTCCCGGAAATAACCCTAAAATATgcttaaaataacactaaaataagggtaaaatacgCTTAAAATAGCttaataatactgataGAATGTGTAGATGACGAGGAGATGGTTGAGATTGAGGTTTTGGTGAGTGAGATCCGTTATGAGAATATGATGACAGGTTTAACGATACACCGTCACGAGGTGGGAAAAGACGTTAAACTATCACGAATCCATGATGAATACATTGACATTGACGTCAACCTCTACCACTTCAAGTGCGCCGACGTGTTTAAACTTAATAACCTACTCCTCATCAACGTTGTCACCGTACAATTCGATGATAAACACACACCGTCCTCCACCAACTCCCTCAATCACACTCTTATCATCCCTGGCAATTCTCATTCTAACACTGGTAACACTGGTAACACTGGTAACACTGGTAACACAATGGGTACAGGTAACACAGTGGCTTCTGGAAGAGTGTGTAGAGAAGAGATGGGAGTGTATGAGatgaattattatttctttTTGGTGTATAATAAGATGTATCAGTATAAGCCGAACAGTGATGAGTGGGTGCACCCCGTGGAGTTACTGCTGCAACTTTCACAACTACACATACAACCCATACACACATATATACACACCACACACAGTGACAAGGGCACATACACCAAATACCTCAAATACTTACcatttaaactttttaaccGTAAATCTCACAGTCACACTGTGGATACTGGGGAAAATTCCACCAATTCTGCTGCTACTAACACAGTTGATAATAATCTCGGTATAGAAGAGGTGAGAGAGAAGTTGGTGATATTATTCTTGAATAACAAGTTTAAGTATGGGTTACTGGGTTCTTTGATGGCGGTTTTGATGAATCTGACAACTGTGTCAACTTTGTTTATCACGTTTccaattgttaatttggCGACTGAGTTACAGCTGGAGACTGCTAACAGGCTCCAATTTGTGCTCAGTATCGTCGGAGTAGTTCCGATTTTATTCCTGCTGTTGGCATGTTTTCTGGAGCATTTTGAGCACATTTCACCTCAAATGCACTTTGACAACATTTACAagtacatttttatatcttttattttatactttgGGGTTGGAATTGGCTCGTTTTTCCTACTCCGGAACGGGAATAACAGGGCCCAGTTAACATACCACACGGCGTATTTACTGATTCTACTAGTGCTAATGCTGTGCAGTTATGGAATGAACGTGGGCATCACGCTGATCAGTGTGATGTTTATCAAGTCCGCAAGAGTGGACGAACTCACCGGAAGAAGACTCgaaaataacattaaaactaatatCCAAGTCATGTCATTCATGATGATAATGTACAATAGTGTTAGATTCACCTACATTTGGATTTATCAAACATATGATAACAGCTTCTACAACAAGTTCTACTGGATAATCTAATACCTCACcttttatactatttatccTTTAGTTAAAGATATTTTAGAGTTAGTTAAAGATAATTAAGGGTTAGTTAGGGAGTTTTGAGAGGAGGGTTGAGGGTTTTGGAAGTGGGTTTTAGGGTTGAAATTGGACTTACTAAACCCTTGATTCTGCTAATTTAGAGATAATTAAGCATATTTAAGGGTTAAaacaagtttaaaatatgttatttattgtttattcccttaactatatacttaatatactatactataatatatattatgtatgtgtatagtagtaatagtatacatagtatagtattagtatatattatagaatatatagtacattaatagtatactaatactatctacatgttaatttaaaccCTTGTACAATAGTTTAACACACTTTGTATCTATGTGTAAGATTAGAATACCCCTTAACCAACCCCTTACCAACTCAATAAGATCTTAAACTATGTGTATTGTTAAGATGTCCAGAAAGTGTTCCATAGACCACAAGGTAACTATTTACTGCTAACTTTGTAGATTACAACACGATTAAAACTACTAAAGACTATCAAATTGATCTCACTAATTACTTCTAGATCTACCTAATCCTTAACCACAGATCTATAGTTTATAGATCTAATAGACAAAAATTGAGGGTTAAGATTAATTAGATTAATATTACTGAATTGGATAAGATAATGGCATCGGAAGTTAAAGGTGATTCTGCTTGTGTTTTTCCGGGAAAACATGCGTTgcttaatttaaatatggGTGTAAAGCATTCTGGCAGTGTTGACTGCTTTGAAAGATACAAATTCATCTACGATTTCTCAGATGACAGACGCGCAGTCTCAAAATGCGTCGAGTTTTTCACATTTCCCGTAAATCTATTTAAAGTGCTATTAGGAGATCCGTCAATTCGGGAACCAGACGATATAAATGAGCCAGATGATATAAAGGAGTCTGCAGCAAAGTTCTTGGCGTACGTAACTCCTGAGGCTGAGACGTATGTCCTGGCGGTGCCAACCAACTCCAATCTGATACTATTCCGCAAACTTGAAATCTACTCATGGGAACGTATCAACACTCAAGTAAACTTGTCAAAGCTGGAAATCTCTAATAGATATACTCATGACTATGAAGAGTATTTTGATTTCGAATTGGAAGATTACAGGGAACCCAGCCAACTTGGTTTGGATTTTTCTAAACCTTATTACTATGATCTTGAGGagactaattttaaaatcgtTTTCAACACCTTTTGCCATAGTATTTCATATGAAGAGAAGGAAATTTGGGAACGAACCAGAGATAACGCTCGCCACGGCTATCCCAATTCCCTCAATTTTGACCTGATTTCAGGTGATGTAACCGTCACTTTCATCGATGGAACTACTGAACATCTTTACAGTATTAGACCTACTGTCAAACGGTCTAGAGATGAATCGGAAACCATTTACTCAACTAATGTGAAGGCTGAGTCAAATAGCGAAAAAGTTGTGAAGGCTGAGtcaaataatgaaaaagtTGTGAAGGCTGAGTCAAATAGTGAAAAAGTTGTGAAATCTGAGCCTCTTTACAGTATTAGACCTAGTATAAAAAGACCTAAATCTGAAGTTAGTTCCACTAACTTAGTTAACCTGAAACTTGAACCAAATAATGCAAAGTCTGAACCAAGTAATGAGAATGTAGAGGAGAAATCAGTGTTACCTAAGGTTATAACTCTAGACATTAATACGATAATGTCAACAAACGAGTATAAAACGGTTTGTGGTCCAGGTTTCCACTATTTCAAGGCTAATGACGGGTTTGTGTTTGGGAAGATAGTTGAGGGCCGTAGAGTGATTAAAAAGTTAGATAATCCCATAAACCGCTATGAAGTCTACGAAGGCTATCCCGCGTATTATGACCACTTTGTAAATACAGAACGATTTCAGTTTCTCAGGCCTAACaaagataatttaaaattctataccaataataaattacttaCGCCTGAGGATTACAAGGTTAAATCTACCAAGTATCTTTATAGAATTGACTTTCACAAGCCTTTATACAGGATAACATATGGTGACAAGGTAGTCTGGGAGTTTGACTATTATGAACACGAGTTTCTCCCTACCAGTCTTTACTTCACACACATGAATAACATGATTCTATTGTTTCCCAACGGAGTTCATAGAGATGTgaaaattagtgttaacttgttaaaattttataaacaggatgaatttggtaataaaatacaactGGAAGAATTAGACTACGAGATTATGAAACCTGGAGATAACAAAagattttacacactaagagaaaatattaaatgtgttgagGTTTGGTATGATGGATACATGGTCTGGCAATATGATAAAGAGTATCCTATATCAATTTGCTGCGACTACACATTGGACAGAGTAGACATTAGATTCAGTTCCTATGTAGGCTCATTTGTCAGATTTGAAGGCTCCAGTTCGTTTACGCAAGTTCATTACTTCCCTAACCACTTAAAACTCTATGCACAggatgataaaattgtagAATTGAGCCAGGATAATTACAGAATTGAAGTTGTTAATTCTACAACTGTAAAGTATGTAATTAAGCCTGTGAAATATGACCGGATGATATTTGAGAAATCACTTTTATGGAAACAGAGAAATGGAGCACCAATTCCCAGGAAAATAATCCACAAACTTGTAAATCCCACCATTCTCCTGCATCACGATACTTCACAAAATCAGACAAAGATAAGAAAATTTAACAGATACAACGGAACCTGGGAtcttaacatttttaatcCAATCTCtcattcttacacattaatcacatagttacacattttacacattcttacacactaatagtattttacacattaccgtgtcttatttacacactaacgtgtcttttcttacacatttacacacacttacacactttacacatttacacatttttatactagAGTAATTGAATATTACTGTGTTAAATAGAATTatactgtgtaaataagtaaatataGTGTGAAAAGTAGgaaaattattgaatttgGTAGAGTGAGTGTTCTTGTTTGACGAGTTGAATTTCATGGTCAAGGAGGTGAAACCTCACGACTTTCCCGTCCTTGAGGAACAAGTTAACCTTATTCTCCAGTATCTTGACAATTAGAATCTTCAATTCTGGGCCTGTTCTGGTCCAAAATTGCTTATTGTTGTATGACACGGCGTCACAGGACCCGAGAGTAAAAATCTCAAAGGTAAACTCCTTCAAATATTCCGTCGTGTCATCTGCGGCAATTGGTTTCCCATTACTATAGAACATTAGTTTGCCCGGATCCACCCGAGTTTCCGTATAATTAATCCACAAATCGGCCCTCTGTTCCCACTTGTACAGgacaaaattaaactttttCACGTATAGCAGGAGGTATTTAGTGACATTATCGTCAAAAAGGTGCACACGGGTCAGGTAATTTGTTGGTATAAAAGATAACCAAATTACTCTACCTGGTCTCTTTAATTTGCTGCTCAGTTTAGCTGCTATTTGGCTAGTGCTGGTACTCTTGATATTGGACTGGATAACTTTATTAAAGGCATAGCCCTTGTAGGGGAAAAACTGCGTGAAATTGCCGTTTCTGACACTGTAGTAGTGCGTGGCGTCCGGGACAGTAATGTCCAGGTCCACACCCACACTAATCTCACTACCCCTACTGTAACCCACAGCGCCGTCACCAAATATACGCACAAACTCCTTTTCCACACGCTTCACCTCtgtacaattattaatatacttaattagGGAGGGAGAGGGAGGTGAGTCACTATTATAACTattgaatgtgtaaaaaagacacgtaaatgtgtaaaaaagacacgtaaatgtgtaaaaaagacacgttagtgtgtaagaatgtgtaaaatgtgtaagaatgtgtaaaaggtaaaaaatagtgtaaaaatgtacCGTTTGGTGTGTGTTTGTAATTTTTGGATGAGAGGTTGACGGAGTTGTTGACGAAGTTGTATGAGAATGAGTTTGCGAGTTTGGGGAAGTATCTGCGTAGGAGTTGGGGTGGGTAGACAAATTTAACGCAGTAGCTTAGTTCCTGGAGGTAGACTTCGTAGTGGTCAAAGAGATGTGCCAGGGGTTTAGAATCCTCCTGGTTGTTAATGTGGAACTTGAGCCTGCCCAAGTCACGGCTGTTGACAGTGAAGTCAATCCACAAATTTAACCTCGGGTCCCACTTGAAAAGGcaataattattatccaCTTGGAGTATTAAAAGATATTTCTGGTATCCCATGCAGGCGAAGGACACTTCCTTCGCCTGCTCAAACCAGTTTTTAGCCTGCCAAACTACCAACACCAAGTCCTTCAAATTACTTCTATACACAATCTTacttataaaattgtacTCCTTCGCCCGGAAATCCGTGAAATTCCTCCGGTTCACCGATACATTCTCACCGAAATCCGTCATGTAACTCAAACTCACACTAAAGTTCTCCTCTATCCCCGCGTTCACACCAACACCTCCAACACTTACAATATTGCTGCTGGGAGTATCAGTGGTAGTAAAATTGGTTCCGTGTTCGCCGTTGATGACTGTGGTAATGTCGAGGGTGAGTTTGTTGGTGACAGTCCAGACGCTGTTGACGAGAGTTAGCTCCTTAACATCCCCGTTAAAGAGGAATAAAACCAACTTTATAACCTTTGACAGCATTCTGTTGCAAATGACTTTTTTAAGATATTCCGCTGGATTGTTACCCTTGTAAATCAGTTCCAGGGCGGTAAAGGGGCCCGCAGTGGGAGGTTTCTTCTCAATTTCCTGAATAACCTTGTCAAACCCAAAGCCCTCAGTGGGTGTGTAAATCCCACCTTTTGATTGTTCCAAGTAATAAGTGTTTTCAGTCGCGCTTTCAATGTTTATGTCCAGTGTCAAAGGCTCCAGAGGCGGCAAAGGTTTCCCTAACTCAGGGTTAGGAAATCCATTATTCACACCAATCACCAACTTAACACTctaattaattagttaattaggTTATCAACTTACACATAGGATTAGTAGTTGCAGTAACTCCATCGTACGCTGAGTGAACTATTGTATTACGAATTCTCTAAGTGTTAAATGGTTGATATTGTCAGAAAAGTTGTAGAAAGAGagaaattaatgttaaataataagttAATTGATGTTTGAGGAGTTGAATTAAAAAGTCAAATTTGGGGTCAACGGCcgtaaaataaatttttaccttattttacaactATTTACAATTGCATTTATTCCATCAATTTCAGCTAATAATTTCTATTAATTAGCGTTTATTTGGTTAATAAAGGGTTAATTAGGGGTTAGAGTTAACTATCACTGCATTAGCTCATACCAGTGTGCATTATCAcagtattactatagtatatatactatagtatattatatattatatataccttagtatattatgtatagtatagtattatatgtgtctgggtttacGGCTAGTAAATTAGGTGCATGTTACACAGCGTATAACAACTCTATTACACATATCTAAGCTTATTACAACAGTATTAAAGAGTATtaagtgttaaatagtatTGGAGTTAGTGTTATCTCAatgtatagtaaagtatataatatactctagtatactcttaatactatacacatacatatatacatactatatatatattatattatatagtatataatatatagtataatatatatagttagtatagttaaagtattataggtatagttaaattagctccctctcggggtacataatatatagtatactgtagtatataatatatagtatataatatagtattagtgtATGTGGTACAAGTAGTACAGTGCTCCAGTTCCTAGGCATAGACACAGtactaattatacaattcAGTGCatact harbors:
- a CDS encoding putative integral membrane protein, which produces MRLKRICRKICLFLIGFNLLIPVHFLLSTTDSLDLTPFRRLCGVIVTVSGILGSFYLLVISAKFTLTHFNKLLTIIINSVGLVYNVVLTVTSHKGNNIAFFWLITIYSVIIGLNECFTIVIDPVNIPFFLMGTTLSALISSFHRFIQINSVDTVDTQGNRTLLIVGLVVSVIVVILCIYGYGGSALFSIIGITRMTDFTLDNSDNKLTQEDEKYEKYLNDRIVHRIKNLEYEIILKPNLIHDYTIKNIINSKVKNVKERENKSSSIVRHNTNASECVDDEEMVEIEVLVSEIRYENMMTGLTIHRHEVGKDVKLSRIHDEYIDIDVNLYHFKCADVFKLNNLLLINVVTVQFDDKHTPSSTNSLNHTLIIPGNSHSNTGNTGNTGNTGNTMGTGNTVASGRVCREEMGVYEMNYYFFLVYNKMYQYKPNSDEWVHPVELLLQLSQLHIQPIHTYIHTTHSDKGTYTKYLKYLPFKLFNRKSHSHTVDTGENSTNSAATNTVDNNLGIEEVREKLVILFLNNKFKYGLLGSLMAVLMNLTTVSTLFITFPIVNLATELQLETANRLQFVLSIVGVVPILFLLLACFLEHFEHISPQMHFDNIYKYIFISFILYFGVGIGSFFLLRNGNNRAQLTYHTAYLLILLVLMLCSYGMNVGITLISVMFIKSARVDELTGRRLENNIKTNIQVMSFMMIMYNSVRFTYIWIYQTYDNSFYNKFYWII